One region of Humidesulfovibrio mexicanus genomic DNA includes:
- the dsrJ gene encoding sulfate reduction electron transfer complex DsrMKJOP subunit DsrJ, which yields MYNGGKIITGLVVFLAIFLAPFAYNAGKAAYSQPKLKMPENEKECIESKEFMRTKHMQLLDQWRDWALRDGQRVYVNSKGKAFEMSLQKTCMKCHTNKAEFCDKCHNDAAVSPYCWDCHIQPEGLKK from the coding sequence CTGTACAACGGCGGTAAAATCATCACCGGACTGGTGGTCTTCCTGGCCATCTTCCTGGCCCCGTTCGCCTACAACGCGGGCAAGGCGGCCTACTCGCAGCCCAAGCTCAAGATGCCGGAAAACGAAAAGGAATGCATCGAGAGCAAGGAGTTCATGCGCACCAAGCACATGCAGCTGCTTGACCAGTGGCGCGACTGGGCCCTGCGCGACGGCCAGCGTGTGTACGTGAACAGCAAGGGCAAGGCGTTTGAAATGAGCCTGCAGAAGACCTGCATGAAGTGCCATACCAACAAGGCGGAGTTCTGCGACAAGTGCCACAACGACGCGGCCGTCTCCCCCTACTGTTGGGATTGCCACATCCAGCCGGAGGGGTTGAAGAAATGA
- a CDS encoding helix-turn-helix domain-containing protein, with translation MPIIVNLDVMLARRKVASKDLAAAVGITAQNLSILKTGKAKAIRFSTLAAICRELSCQPGDVLEYAPGPEPEAEPGNGG, from the coding sequence ATGCCCATAATCGTGAACCTGGACGTGATGCTCGCCCGGCGCAAGGTGGCTTCCAAGGATCTGGCCGCCGCCGTGGGCATCACCGCCCAGAATCTCTCCATCCTCAAGACCGGCAAGGCCAAGGCCATCCGCTTCTCCACCCTGGCGGCCATTTGCCGCGAACTCTCCTGCCAGCCCGGCGACGTGCTGGAGTATGCGCCAGGACCTGAGCCGGAGGCGGAGCCGGGGAACGGGGGCTGA
- a CDS encoding peptidase U32 family protein encodes MRIPELLLPCGDMESLETALLYGADAVYLGADGPNLRAGAAGFSGPNLDSACTLARAAGVRVYVCLNASPREQDMPLVRQGLEQAVEAGADGLIVADPGVARLAMRHAPRIPLHISTQANTRNAEALAFWRDMGAVRANLARECSAAEVAALARARDAHLPGFGLEIFVHGAQCTALSGRCQLSAHMVERAVNQPGRTASMGACAHPCRYEYRLRAVVEERKRQGHDAWEVLERWTDDADAPGQAPWTQYFAPQDLCLLWQTPWLARLGLDALKVEGRTRSSAYLAVTADAWRYALDSLAAGAFRPREALSELRHAATRPLTAGLFGADARRPIPGLDRLSPRRPPMLRVLARAGADDAWAVELKGSLDTRRSEGLTIIEPGLSRPVLPPGSFHLEHGPDSATPGLPAQMGHPGMRAVLRAAHPALRPGIFAR; translated from the coding sequence ATGCGCATCCCTGAGCTCCTGCTGCCCTGCGGCGACATGGAATCCCTGGAAACGGCCCTGCTCTACGGCGCCGACGCCGTGTACCTGGGAGCCGACGGCCCCAACCTGCGCGCCGGGGCGGCCGGGTTCTCCGGTCCGAACCTGGACAGCGCCTGCACCCTGGCCCGCGCGGCCGGGGTGCGCGTGTACGTGTGCCTGAACGCAAGCCCCCGCGAGCAGGACATGCCGCTGGTGCGCCAGGGCCTGGAGCAGGCGGTGGAGGCGGGAGCCGACGGACTCATCGTGGCCGACCCCGGCGTGGCCCGCCTGGCCATGCGCCACGCCCCGCGCATTCCCCTCCACATCAGCACGCAAGCCAACACGCGCAACGCCGAGGCCCTCGCCTTCTGGCGCGACATGGGCGCCGTGCGGGCCAATCTGGCGCGGGAATGCTCCGCCGCGGAGGTGGCCGCGCTGGCCCGCGCCCGCGACGCCCATCTGCCCGGCTTCGGTCTGGAAATCTTTGTCCACGGAGCGCAGTGCACGGCCCTTTCCGGGCGTTGCCAGCTTTCCGCCCACATGGTGGAGCGGGCCGTGAACCAGCCCGGCCGCACGGCGTCCATGGGGGCTTGCGCGCACCCCTGCCGCTACGAGTACCGTCTGCGCGCCGTGGTGGAGGAGCGCAAGCGCCAGGGGCACGACGCCTGGGAGGTGCTGGAACGCTGGACCGACGACGCCGATGCGCCCGGCCAGGCGCCCTGGACGCAGTACTTTGCGCCACAGGACCTGTGCCTGCTGTGGCAGACGCCCTGGCTGGCCCGCCTGGGCCTGGACGCCCTCAAGGTGGAGGGACGCACGCGCAGTTCGGCCTATCTGGCGGTCACGGCCGATGCCTGGCGCTATGCCCTGGACTCCTTGGCGGCCGGAGCCTTCCGCCCGCGCGAGGCGCTCTCCGAGCTGCGGCACGCGGCCACTCGGCCCCTAACGGCCGGACTTTTCGGCGCCGACGCCAGGCGGCCGATTCCCGGCCTGGACCGGCTTTCCCCCCGCAGGCCGCCCATGCTGCGCGTTCTGGCGCGCGCCGGGGCGGACGACGCCTGGGCCGTGGAGCTCAAGGGATCCCTGGACACCCGCCGTTCGGAGGGGCTGACCATCATCGAGCCCGGCCTCTCGCGCCCGGTGCTGCCGCCGGGGAGCTTCCACCTGGAGCATGGCCCGGATTCCGCCACGCCCGGCCTGCCCGCCCAGATGGGACATCCGGGGATGCGCGCGGTGCTCCGGGCGGCGCATCCGGCCCTGCGCCCCGGCATTTTCGCCCGCTGA
- the dsrK gene encoding sulfate reduction electron transfer complex DsrMKJOP subunit DsrK, which yields MAKIIKPDEMLKSINYTPPATNWMELPNDFSPGRWAYPAKADKVEYLMHEIPGQFANPREWSPGDQDWKLPPNWKEIVMNGFRERLDKYRSLKIFMDICVRCGACADKCHYFIGSGDPKNMPVLRAELMRSVYRGEFTLAGKILGKLTGARVMEEDVLKEWFLYFYQCTECRRCSLFCPYGIDTAEVTMMARELLHLVGININWILEPVANCTRTGNHLGIQPHAFKDIVEFMVDDIETITGKRLNVPLNEKGHEVIFITPSGDVFADPGIYTFMGYLMLFDAIGLDYTLSTYASEGGNFGLFTSSETMKALNGKMYAEANRLGAKWILGGECGHMWRVINQYMDTMNGELQGPQMQTPVSPITGTVFHNAKQTKMVHIAEFTADLIKHGKLKLDKSRNSDIIATFHDSCNPARAMGLLDEPRYVLQNVVDNFYEMPANTIREQTFCCAGGSGLNTDEIMDIRMRGGLPRGNALRYVQEKHGVNTMACVCAIDRATLIPLADYWAPGVKITGLHELVANALILDGEGERTMNLRQEPLPGMEEE from the coding sequence ATGGCAAAAATCATCAAACCCGATGAGATGCTCAAGAGTATCAACTACACTCCGCCAGCCACCAACTGGATGGAGCTGCCCAACGATTTCTCGCCCGGACGCTGGGCCTATCCCGCCAAGGCGGACAAGGTCGAGTACCTGATGCATGAGATTCCGGGCCAGTTCGCCAACCCGCGCGAGTGGAGCCCCGGCGACCAGGACTGGAAGCTGCCTCCCAACTGGAAGGAAATCGTCATGAACGGTTTCCGCGAGCGCCTGGACAAGTACCGCTCGCTCAAGATCTTCATGGACATCTGCGTGCGCTGCGGCGCCTGCGCCGACAAGTGCCACTACTTCATCGGCTCCGGCGATCCCAAGAACATGCCAGTCCTGCGCGCGGAGCTCATGCGCTCCGTCTACCGCGGGGAGTTCACCCTGGCCGGCAAGATCCTGGGCAAGCTCACCGGCGCGCGCGTCATGGAGGAGGACGTCCTCAAGGAGTGGTTCCTCTACTTTTACCAGTGCACCGAGTGCCGCCGCTGCTCGCTCTTCTGCCCCTACGGCATCGACACCGCCGAGGTGACGATGATGGCGCGCGAACTGCTGCACCTGGTGGGCATCAACATCAACTGGATCCTGGAGCCGGTGGCCAACTGCACCCGCACCGGCAACCACCTGGGCATCCAGCCGCACGCCTTCAAGGACATCGTCGAGTTCATGGTCGACGACATCGAGACCATCACCGGCAAGCGCCTGAACGTGCCCTTGAACGAAAAGGGCCACGAGGTGATCTTCATCACCCCCTCCGGCGATGTCTTCGCTGACCCGGGCATCTACACCTTCATGGGCTACCTGATGCTCTTCGACGCCATCGGGCTGGACTACACGCTCTCCACCTACGCCTCCGAGGGCGGCAACTTCGGCCTGTTCACCAGCTCCGAGACCATGAAGGCCCTGAACGGCAAAATGTACGCCGAGGCCAACCGTCTGGGGGCCAAGTGGATACTGGGCGGCGAGTGCGGCCACATGTGGCGCGTCATCAACCAGTACATGGACACCATGAACGGCGAGCTGCAGGGGCCGCAGATGCAGACCCCGGTTTCGCCCATCACCGGCACGGTGTTCCACAACGCCAAGCAGACCAAGATGGTCCACATCGCCGAGTTCACCGCCGACCTCATCAAGCACGGCAAGCTGAAGCTCGACAAGAGCCGCAACTCGGACATCATCGCCACCTTCCATGACTCGTGCAACCCGGCGCGCGCCATGGGCCTCTTGGACGAGCCGCGCTACGTGCTGCAGAACGTGGTGGACAACTTCTACGAAATGCCCGCCAACACCATCCGCGAACAGACCTTCTGCTGCGCGGGCGGCTCGGGCCTCAACACCGACGAGATCATGGACATCCGTATGCGCGGCGGCCTGCCCAGAGGCAACGCCCTGCGCTACGTGCAGGAGAAACACGGGGTCAACACCATGGCCTGCGTGTGCGCCATCGACCGCGCAACGCTGATCCCCCTGGCCGACTACTGGGCGCCGGGCGTCAAGATCACCGGCCTGCACGAGCTGGTGGCCAACGCGCTGATCCTCGACGGCGAGGGAGAGCGCACCATGAACCTTCGCCAGGAGCCCCTGCCCGGCATGGAGGAGGAATAA
- a CDS encoding Crp/Fnr family transcriptional regulator, producing the protein MEQDKLAALARVRLFEGLPKAQLATLAEIAQLKRVAAGQILFEAGQPGTHFYAVVSGKVRIYRSAPSGKEQVLHVFGAGEAFAEVPVFEGKTYPASAQTLDDSVLLTIPRKGFVEVLRRDPELALGVMALLSARLRGFVGQIAQLSLKEVPERLAGYLLLLRAAQHTDELVLDLPKGQIAAYLGTIPETLSRAFKKLSDQGLIETSGPSVRLLDPEGLAALAEAVR; encoded by the coding sequence ATGGAACAGGACAAGCTCGCCGCGCTGGCCCGGGTGCGGCTTTTCGAGGGCCTGCCCAAGGCGCAGCTGGCCACCCTGGCCGAGATCGCCCAGCTCAAGCGCGTTGCGGCCGGACAGATTCTGTTCGAGGCCGGGCAGCCGGGCACACACTTTTATGCCGTGGTTTCGGGCAAGGTGCGCATCTATCGTTCCGCGCCATCGGGCAAGGAGCAGGTGCTGCACGTGTTCGGCGCGGGCGAGGCCTTTGCCGAGGTGCCCGTGTTCGAGGGCAAGACCTACCCCGCCAGCGCCCAGACCCTGGACGACAGCGTGCTGCTGACCATCCCGCGCAAGGGCTTCGTGGAGGTGCTGCGCCGCGACCCGGAGCTGGCCCTTGGGGTCATGGCGCTGTTGTCCGCCAGGCTGCGCGGCTTCGTAGGGCAGATCGCCCAGCTGAGCCTCAAGGAGGTGCCCGAGCGCCTGGCCGGGTACCTGCTGCTGTTGCGGGCCGCGCAACACACGGACGAACTGGTCCTCGACCTGCCCAAAGGCCAGATCGCGGCCTATCTGGGCACCATCCCGGAGACCCTGTCCCGCGCGTTCAAGAAGCTGTCGGATCAGGGCCTCATCGAGACATCTGGCCCCAGCGTGCGGCTGCTGGACCCGGAAGGGCTGGCGGCGCTGGCCGAGGCGGTCCGCTGA
- a CDS encoding RsbRD N-terminal domain-containing protein — translation MGLHEAIAERKDELAGKWADLILATYPAETQVVWRKNRDAFTNPVGHSILDSTAKLIPLLLEWNDAEAVARALDMIVKIRAVQDFSPSQAISFVFLLKKLLRQEFAESLASRGELAELLAFETRVDNLAVMAFDLYVASRDQVARMRVEEVKRAHKNIVRRANLMKSDVAAPKAV, via the coding sequence ATGGGGCTGCATGAGGCGATAGCCGAACGCAAGGACGAACTGGCGGGGAAATGGGCCGACCTTATCCTTGCGACATATCCGGCCGAGACCCAGGTGGTGTGGCGCAAGAACCGCGACGCGTTCACCAACCCGGTGGGCCACAGCATCCTCGATTCCACTGCGAAGCTCATCCCCTTGTTGCTTGAATGGAACGACGCCGAGGCCGTGGCGCGCGCGCTGGACATGATCGTCAAGATCCGCGCGGTGCAGGATTTTTCGCCCAGTCAGGCTATTTCCTTTGTCTTTCTGCTCAAGAAGCTGCTGCGCCAGGAATTCGCCGAGTCCCTGGCGTCCCGCGGCGAGCTTGCCGAGTTGCTGGCCTTTGAGACCCGCGTGGACAACCTCGCGGTCATGGCTTTCGACCTTTATGTCGCCTCGCGCGACCAGGTCGCGCGGATGCGCGTGGAGGAGGTCAAGCGTGCGCACAAAAACATCGTGCGCAGGGCCAACCTCATGAAATCGGACGTTGCGGCCCCCAAGGCCGTGTAG
- a CDS encoding DUF2975 domain-containing protein, whose product MDKIQRMSRRLRVLFLIGVGLVPVLHGLGWAFFERVLETPPLGFSALFGLGWGQLPEMAGPVTPLMKALGFASSMLPGAASMYGLACLAGLFGRFSRGEVFSAGATGLIRRLGWTLLAVQGLRVLHGSLSTLILTMDNPPGRHMVSVGLDSATFTEALTGVVVILASWVMDEARKLKEEQDLVI is encoded by the coding sequence ATGGACAAGATCCAACGCATGAGCAGGCGGCTGCGGGTGCTGTTTCTGATTGGCGTCGGCCTGGTGCCGGTGCTGCACGGCCTGGGCTGGGCCTTTTTCGAACGCGTGCTGGAAACGCCGCCCCTGGGGTTCAGCGCGTTGTTCGGGCTGGGCTGGGGGCAGCTTCCGGAAATGGCCGGTCCGGTGACGCCGCTCATGAAGGCGCTCGGGTTCGCGTCCTCCATGCTGCCGGGGGCGGCCAGCATGTACGGGTTGGCCTGCCTGGCCGGGCTGTTCGGCCGTTTCAGCCGGGGCGAGGTGTTCAGCGCCGGGGCGACCGGGCTCATCCGGCGGCTGGGCTGGACCCTGCTGGCCGTGCAGGGCCTGCGCGTGCTGCATGGCAGCCTCAGCACCCTCATCCTGACCATGGACAATCCTCCGGGGCGGCACATGGTCTCCGTTGGCCTGGACAGCGCCACCTTCACCGAGGCCCTTACCGGGGTGGTGGTGATCCTGGCCTCCTGGGTCATGGACGAGGCGCGCAAGCTCAAGGAAGAACAGGATCTCGTCATCTAG
- the dsrM gene encoding sulfate reduction electron transfer complex DsrMKJOP subunit DsrM codes for MKAIFSLLMVLALVVIATVGAGAAQMQTIFAYCIPGTAFIIFLVGFACKIISWARRPVPFSIPTTGGQQQSLDWIKQNKWDNPSTGPQTFVRMALEVLTFRSLFRNTKTVLKHDDGQNPIVAYVSAKWLWLFAILFHYGFLIVVIRHMRLFMQPVPTPIATLDYFDSILQILTPTIYISDLLLIGGVSLLLLRRFFDAKVRFISLVNDYFPLFLILGIALSGVYMRYIAKVDIMSIKDVVMGLVAFNYKVPAGVDVSFFVHLFLVSTLLVYFPFSKLMHMGGVFLSPTRNMTNNTRMVHYENVWNDPNIKPHSYEAYENEFREPMHEAGLPLEKTPEEAA; via the coding sequence ATGAAAGCGATCTTCTCACTCCTTATGGTCCTGGCCCTGGTGGTGATCGCCACTGTGGGGGCGGGCGCGGCACAGATGCAAACCATCTTCGCGTACTGCATTCCCGGCACGGCGTTCATCATTTTTCTGGTCGGGTTCGCGTGCAAGATCATCTCCTGGGCCAGACGCCCTGTGCCCTTCAGCATCCCCACCACCGGCGGGCAGCAGCAGTCGCTCGACTGGATCAAGCAGAACAAGTGGGACAACCCCTCCACCGGCCCGCAGACCTTCGTCCGCATGGCCCTTGAGGTGCTGACCTTCCGCTCCCTGTTCCGCAACACCAAGACCGTGCTCAAGCACGACGACGGCCAGAACCCCATCGTGGCCTATGTCTCGGCCAAGTGGCTCTGGCTCTTCGCCATCCTGTTCCATTACGGCTTCCTCATCGTCGTCATCCGCCACATGCGCCTGTTCATGCAGCCCGTGCCCACGCCCATCGCCACGCTGGATTATTTCGACAGCATCCTGCAGATTCTGACCCCGACCATCTACATCTCCGACCTGCTGCTCATCGGCGGGGTCTCCCTGCTGCTTCTGCGCCGCTTCTTCGACGCCAAGGTGCGCTTCATCTCGCTTGTGAACGACTACTTCCCCCTGTTCCTCATCCTCGGCATCGCGCTTTCCGGCGTGTACATGCGCTACATCGCCAAGGTGGACATCATGTCCATCAAGGACGTGGTCATGGGCCTGGTGGCCTTCAACTACAAGGTCCCCGCCGGGGTGGACGTGAGCTTCTTCGTCCACCTCTTCCTGGTGAGCACTCTGCTGGTGTACTTCCCCTTCTCCAAGCTGATGCACATGGGCGGCGTGTTCCTGTCCCCCACACGTAATATGACCAACAATACCCGCATGGTGCATTACGAGAATGTGTGGAACGACCCGAACATCAAGCCGCACAGCTACGAGGCCTACGAGAACGAGTTCCGCGAGCCCATGCATGAGGCTGGCCTGCCCCTGGAGAAGACCCCGGAGGAGGCCGCGTAG
- a CDS encoding N-acetylmuramoyl-L-alanine amidase codes for MLGRTGQGAGRAQVMALLLLALALCAGFLPLAQAHAAAKAQAKADEHPADAPVRRFQTLLARKKISLEVLRTLETELEQAQKVRPAGADGAKAGFFLARVQQETAKLTKRKADWAKAADTFGQCAERFPKYILAPDALLHRGVIRLERLGDPEGAKADFQAVVRGYPRSRAAKAAAVRAQKAALVPAARKAEPPAPAQAAAPQAGHGDSRASGKAELLEVRIKNAPKSARVVLELDSRVKYRYQLLESPGGKDVAGRVYVDLLGAGPKPGLPDDIDPHGGILRGVRVAPRDGEALRVVMEFSELNDYRVTVLDAPFRLVIDAFGTREAKAAAPPPPAAEDDVPAFQAPKGSRRKLAANLVEQLGLTVRTVMVDAGHGGKDPGAQGFGLNEKDVNLRMAFILGKMLKQRGFKVLYTRTTDDFLALEERTALANGKKADLFVSVHCNAHTDPTMQGFETYSLNLARTPDAVRVAARENAVATGKNISDLQMILTDLMLTSKIKESVDLARAVHKNGLSVMRGKWRVVDHGHREAPFYVLMGAKMPSVLLEIGYITNKTEAARLKSDAYLKTLAQGIVQGIVGYKMQIEGFTSR; via the coding sequence ATGCTGGGACGCACGGGACAGGGCGCGGGGCGCGCACAGGTGATGGCACTGCTGCTGCTGGCCCTGGCGCTGTGCGCGGGATTCTTGCCCCTGGCCCAGGCCCACGCGGCCGCCAAAGCCCAGGCCAAGGCCGACGAGCATCCGGCCGATGCGCCGGTGCGCCGCTTCCAGACCCTGCTTGCGCGCAAGAAGATTTCCCTGGAGGTGTTGCGCACGCTCGAAACCGAGCTGGAGCAGGCCCAAAAGGTCCGTCCCGCCGGGGCGGACGGGGCCAAGGCGGGCTTTTTTCTGGCGCGCGTGCAGCAGGAGACCGCCAAGCTGACCAAGCGCAAGGCCGACTGGGCCAAGGCCGCAGACACCTTTGGCCAGTGTGCGGAACGCTTTCCCAAATACATCCTCGCCCCGGACGCGTTGCTGCACCGGGGCGTCATCCGTCTGGAGCGCCTGGGCGACCCCGAGGGGGCCAAGGCGGATTTCCAGGCCGTCGTGCGCGGCTATCCGCGTTCACGCGCAGCCAAGGCTGCGGCGGTCCGGGCGCAGAAGGCGGCCCTGGTCCCCGCTGCGCGCAAGGCCGAACCCCCTGCGCCCGCACAGGCCGCCGCGCCGCAGGCGGGGCACGGCGATTCCCGCGCCTCTGGCAAGGCCGAGCTGCTGGAGGTGCGCATCAAGAACGCGCCCAAAAGCGCGCGCGTGGTGCTGGAGCTCGACTCCCGCGTGAAGTACCGCTACCAGCTGTTGGAGAGCCCCGGCGGCAAGGATGTCGCCGGACGCGTGTACGTGGACTTGCTGGGCGCTGGACCGAAACCCGGCCTGCCCGACGACATCGATCCCCATGGCGGCATCCTGCGCGGGGTGCGCGTGGCCCCCAGGGACGGCGAGGCCCTGCGCGTGGTCATGGAGTTCAGCGAGCTCAACGACTATCGCGTCACCGTGCTGGACGCCCCGTTCCGCCTGGTCATCGACGCCTTCGGCACCCGCGAGGCCAAGGCCGCCGCTCCGCCGCCACCCGCCGCGGAGGACGATGTCCCCGCGTTCCAGGCTCCCAAGGGCAGCCGCAGAAAACTGGCCGCCAACCTGGTGGAGCAGCTGGGGCTCACCGTGCGCACGGTGATGGTGGACGCCGGGCACGGCGGCAAGGATCCCGGCGCGCAGGGCTTCGGCCTGAACGAAAAGGACGTGAACCTGCGCATGGCCTTCATCTTGGGAAAAATGCTCAAGCAGCGCGGGTTCAAGGTGCTCTACACCCGGACCACGGACGACTTTTTGGCCCTGGAGGAGCGCACCGCCCTGGCCAACGGCAAGAAGGCGGACCTGTTCGTCTCCGTGCACTGCAACGCCCATACCGATCCCACCATGCAGGGGTTCGAGACCTACAGCCTGAACCTGGCCCGCACGCCCGACGCCGTGCGCGTGGCCGCGCGCGAGAACGCCGTGGCCACGGGCAAGAACATCAGCGATCTGCAGATGATCCTGACCGACCTCATGCTGACCTCGAAGATCAAGGAAAGCGTGGACCTGGCCCGCGCGGTGCACAAGAACGGGCTCTCCGTCATGCGCGGCAAGTGGCGCGTGGTGGACCACGGCCACCGCGAGGCGCCCTTCTACGTGCTCATGGGCGCCAAGATGCCCTCGGTCCTGCTGGAGATCGGCTACATCACCAACAAGACCGAGGCCGCGCGGTTGAAGAGCGACGCCTACCTCAAGACCTTGGCACAGGGCATTGTCCAGGGCATCGTCGGCTACAAGATGCAGATCGAAGGGTTCACGTCGCGATAG
- the dsrO gene encoding sulfate reduction electron transfer complex DsrMKJOP subunit DsrO — translation MNHTRRNFLKFMGVAAAGLCAASAGGALAASATGIKDGPAAMKAKRWGMVIDTKKCGTKEAIEVLAKACHAAHNVPNIPGKQEVKWIWAAGFEQGFDQPNNYMDEALEQRQFALLCNHCTNAPCVRVCPTQATYKRPDGIVAMDYHRCIGCRYCMAGCPFGARSFNFMEPRKHLDLANLNKEFPTRMRGVVEKCNFCVERLAQGKQPACVEASGGAVVFGDLSDPNSEVRKLLREHYTIRRKPSLGTEPGVYYII, via the coding sequence ATGAACCACACCAGAAGAAACTTCCTGAAGTTCATGGGCGTGGCCGCCGCGGGCCTGTGCGCCGCTTCCGCGGGCGGCGCCCTGGCCGCCTCCGCCACCGGCATCAAGGACGGCCCCGCCGCCATGAAGGCCAAGCGCTGGGGCATGGTCATCGACACCAAGAAGTGCGGCACCAAGGAGGCCATCGAGGTTCTCGCCAAGGCCTGCCACGCCGCGCACAACGTGCCGAACATCCCCGGCAAGCAGGAAGTGAAGTGGATCTGGGCCGCTGGCTTCGAGCAGGGCTTCGACCAGCCCAACAACTACATGGACGAGGCGCTTGAACAGCGCCAGTTCGCCCTGCTGTGCAACCACTGCACCAACGCCCCCTGCGTGCGCGTGTGCCCCACCCAGGCCACCTACAAGCGGCCCGACGGCATCGTCGCCATGGACTATCACCGCTGCATCGGCTGCCGCTACTGCATGGCCGGGTGCCCCTTTGGCGCGCGCAGCTTCAACTTCATGGAGCCGCGCAAGCACCTGGACCTCGCCAATCTGAACAAGGAGTTCCCCACCCGTATGCGCGGCGTGGTGGAGAAGTGCAACTTCTGCGTGGAGCGCCTGGCCCAGGGCAAGCAGCCCGCCTGTGTCGAGGCTTCGGGCGGAGCGGTGGTCTTCGGCGACCTCTCCGATCCCAATTCCGAGGTGCGCAAGCTGCTGCGCGAGCACTACACCATCCGGCGCAAGCCGTCGCTCGGCACCGAACCGGGCGTCTACTACATCATTTAG
- a CDS encoding 4Fe-4S binding protein has translation MTHLSAKPSPMTPAALVALALLLLAAHALRRGDWSLCAALAALPLLLLSRQGWTRLVVSAVLLLGAAQWLAAGTQFAQVRLALGEPWLRLALILGSVAAVSLGCGLWLLGARARALFPRGAAMELPQAAAFLLTAGLLALARGKASVPVLLADRLLPGSGWLAVLALALYAAWLAGRFTHPDHGPGEHRRLRPRIWALFSAVFFLQLALGLSGLTELLMTGRLHLPVPALIAAGPLFRGEGLFMPVLFASTVLLVGPAWCSHLCYIGAWDDQCSRARGAARPLVLSRAWTVGGRLAALALTCGAALGLRLSGAPASLAAGLAAAFGLAGVGVMLAASRRAGAMVHCTAFCPIGLLGNLLGRLTPWRMSIRLQTCTRCGACALACRYSALSPEDIASGRPGLSCTLCGDCVAACPHDSMGYRFPFLSPAAARAVFLTLVAALHAVFLGVARI, from the coding sequence ATGACGCACCTGTCGGCCAAACCTTCGCCCATGACGCCTGCCGCCCTCGTGGCCCTGGCCCTTTTGCTGCTGGCCGCCCATGCCCTGCGCCGGGGAGACTGGAGCCTGTGCGCGGCCCTGGCCGCCCTGCCCCTGCTGTTGTTGTCGCGCCAGGGCTGGACGCGGCTTGTGGTCTCGGCCGTGCTGCTGCTGGGCGCGGCGCAGTGGCTGGCGGCCGGGACGCAGTTCGCGCAGGTGCGCCTGGCCTTGGGCGAACCCTGGTTGCGCCTGGCCCTCATTCTCGGCTCTGTGGCGGCCGTAAGCCTGGGCTGCGGCCTGTGGCTCCTGGGCGCCCGGGCCAGGGCGCTGTTCCCCAGGGGCGCGGCCATGGAACTGCCCCAGGCGGCGGCCTTCCTGCTCACGGCCGGACTGCTGGCCCTGGCGCGGGGCAAGGCCAGCGTGCCCGTGCTTCTGGCGGACCGTCTGCTGCCCGGTTCGGGCTGGCTGGCGGTGCTGGCCCTGGCGCTCTACGCGGCCTGGCTGGCCGGGCGCTTCACCCATCCGGACCACGGCCCCGGCGAACACCGGCGGCTCCGGCCGCGCATCTGGGCGCTGTTCTCGGCCGTTTTCTTCCTGCAACTGGCCCTCGGGCTCTCCGGCCTCACGGAGCTGCTCATGACCGGACGGCTGCACCTGCCCGTGCCCGCGCTCATCGCCGCAGGGCCGCTGTTCCGGGGCGAGGGCCTGTTCATGCCCGTGCTGTTTGCGTCCACGGTGCTCCTGGTGGGTCCGGCCTGGTGCAGCCACCTGTGCTACATCGGCGCCTGGGACGACCAGTGCTCGCGGGCGCGGGGCGCTGCGCGGCCCCTGGTCCTTTCCCGCGCCTGGACCGTGGGCGGCAGGCTGGCCGCCCTGGCGTTGACCTGCGGCGCGGCCCTGGGGTTGCGCCTTTCCGGCGCGCCCGCTTCGCTGGCGGCGGGGCTGGCGGCCGCCTTCGGCCTGGCGGGGGTGGGGGTCATGCTCGCGGCCTCGCGCCGCGCCGGGGCCATGGTCCACTGCACGGCCTTCTGCCCCATCGGCCTTCTGGGCAACCTGCTGGGCAGGCTCACGCCCTGGCGCATGTCCATCCGCCTTCAAACCTGCACCCGCTGCGGGGCCTGCGCGCTGGCCTGCCGCTACAGCGCCCTGTCCCCGGAAGACATCGCATCCGGGCGGCCCGGCCTCTCCTGCACGCTCTGCGGCGACTGCGTGGCCGCCTGCCCGCACGATTCCATGGGCTACCGCTTCCCGTTCCTTTCGCCAGCCGCGGCCAGGGCCGTTTTCCTGACCCTCGTGGCGGCGCTGCACGCCGTGTTCCTGGGCGTGGCGCGCATCTAG
- a CDS encoding ferredoxin has protein sequence MGGTVTINEDECIGCETCCELAPAVFQFDADSGKAKVVNPTGAPADEIQAAIDACPAGCIAWE, from the coding sequence ATGGGCGGAACCGTGACCATCAACGAGGACGAGTGCATTGGCTGTGAAACCTGCTGCGAGCTGGCCCCGGCCGTTTTTCAGTTCGACGCCGACTCCGGCAAGGCCAAGGTGGTGAATCCCACCGGCGCCCCGGCCGACGAGATCCAGGCGGCCATCGACGCGTGCCCGGCGGGCTGCATCGCCTGGGAGTGA